A genomic stretch from Gorilla gorilla gorilla isolate KB3781 chromosome 20, NHGRI_mGorGor1-v2.1_pri, whole genome shotgun sequence includes:
- the GPR108 gene encoding protein GPR108 isoform X6, whose amino-acid sequence MAVSERRGLGGGSPAEWGQRLLLVLLLGGCSGRIHWLALTGEKRADIQLNSFGFYTNGSLEVELSLLRLGLREAEEKSLLVGFSLSRVRSGRVRSYSTRDFQDCPLQKNSSSFLVLFLINTKDLQVQVRKYGEQKTLFIFPGLLPEAPSKPGLPKPQATVPRKVDGGGTSAASKPKSTPAVIQGPSGKDKDLVLGLSHLNNSYNFSFHVVIGSQAEEGQYSLNFHNCNNSVPGKEHPFDITVMIREKNPDGFLSAAEMPLFKLYMVMSACFLAAGIFWVSILCRNTYSVFKIHWLMAALAFTKSISLLFHSINYYFINSQGHPIEGLAVMYYIAHLLKGALLFITIALIGSGWAFIKYVLSDKEKKVFGIVIPMQVLANVAYIIIESREEGASDYVLWKEILFLVDLICCGAILFPVVCGSEPGQAEAVPALLCHGHLLRLLHPHHRHPAAGGCALSVAVAVPALGGGLHPGLLRAHGLQVPAHREQPVPAAAPGGRGGCSDGASNDGLWVPGRPLQSQQNSQRAGTVMITSTSQTKGSSSPSISHSCPSSTAYVGRWRGSMWTRRPAPRDPGSRTSPFGRRVPSSPQILGSPVLTPGPPLPSSYVYNNDQSVWLRRCLAFLGVGVYTEVVFTM is encoded by the exons atggcagtgagcgAGAGGAGGGGGCTCGGCGGCGGGAGCCCCGCGGAGTGGGGGCAGCGGCTACTTCTGGTGCTGCTGTTGGGTGGCTGCTCCGGGCGCATCCACTGGCTGGCGCTGACG GGGGAGAAGCGAGCGGACATCCAGCTGAACAGCTTCGGTTTCTACACCAATGGCTCTCTGGAGGTGGAGTTGAGCCTCCTGCGGCTGGGCCTCCGGGAGGCAGAAGAGAAGTCCCTGCTG GTGGGGTTCAGTCTCAGCCGGGTTCGGTCTGGCAGAGTTCGCTCCTATTCA ACCCGGGATTTCCAGGACTGCCCTCTCCAGAAAAACAGTAGCAGTTTCCTGGTCCTGTTCCTCATCAACACCAAGGATCTGCA ggTCCAGGTGCGGAAGTATGGAGAGCAGAAGACGTTGTTTATCTTTCCCGGGCTCCTCCCGGAAGCACCCTCCAAACCAGGGCTCCCGAAGCCACAGGCCACAGTCCCCCGCAAGGTGGATGGCG GAGGGACCTCTGCAGCCAGCAAGCCCAAGTCAACACCCGCAGTGATTCAG GGTCCTAGTGGGAAGGACAAGGACCTGGTGTTGGGCCTGAGCCACCTCAACAACTCCTACAACTTCAGT TTCCACGTGGTGATTGGCTCTCAGGCGGAAGAAGGCCAGTACAGCCTGAACTTCCACAACTGCAACAATTCAGTGCCAGGAAAGGAGCATCCATTCGACATCACG GTGATGATCCGGGAGAAGAACCCCGATGGCTTCCTGTCGGCAGCGGAGATGCCCCTTTTCAAGCTCTACATGGTCATGTCCGCCTGCTTCCTGGCCGCCGGCATCTTCTGGGTGTCCATCCTCTGCAGGAACAC GTACAGCGTCTTCAAGATCCACTGGCTCATGGCGGCCTTGGCCTTCACCAAGAGCATCTCTCTCCTCTTCCACAGC ATCAACTACTACTTCATCAACAGCCAGGGCCACCCCATCGAAGGCCTTGCCGTCATGTACTACATCGCACACCT GCTGAAGGGCGCCCTCCTCTTCATCACCATCGCCCTGATTGGCTCTGGCTGGGCCTTCATCAAGTACGTCCTGTCGGATAAGGAGAAGAAGGTCTTTGGGATCGTGATCCCCATGCAG GTCCTGGCCAACGTGGCCTACATCATCATCGAGTCCCGTGAGGAGGGCGCCAGCGACTACGTGCTGTGGAAGGAGATTTTGTTCCTGGTGGACCTCATCTGCTGCGGTGCCATCCTGTTCCCCGTAGTCTG TGGCAGTGAACCTGGCCAAGCTGAAGCTGTTCCGGCATTACTATGTCATG GTCATCTGCTACGTCTACTTCACCCGCATCATCGCCATCCTGCTGCAGGTGGCTGTGCCCTTTCAGTGGCAGTGGCTGTACCAG CTCTTGGTGGAGGGCTCCACCCTGGCCTTCTTCGTGCTCACGGGCTACAAGTTCCAGCCCACAGGGAACAACCCGTACCTGCAGCTGCCCCAGGAGGACGAGGAGGATGTTCAGATGGAGCAAGT AATGACGGACTCTGGGTTCCGGGAAGGCCTCTCCAAAGTCAACAAAACAGCCAGCGGGCGGGAACTGTTATGATCACCTCCACATCTCAGACCAAAGGGTCGTCCTCCCCCAGCATTTCTCACTCCTGCCCTTCTTCCACAGCGTAtgtggggaggtggagggggtCCATGTGGACCAGGCGCCCAGCTCCCCGGGACCCCGGTTCCCGGACAAGCCCATTTGGAAGAAGAGTCCCTTCCTCCCCCCAAATATTGGGCAGCCCTGTCCTTACCCCGGGACCACCCCTCCCTTCCAGCTATGTGTACAATAATGACCAATCTGTTTGGCTACGCCGTTGTCTTGCCTTTTTGGGGGTTGGGGTCTACACGGAGGTTGTGTTTACAATGTAG
- the GPR108 gene encoding protein GPR108 isoform X5 produces the protein MIREKNPDGFLSAAEMPLFKLYMVMSACFLAAGIFWVSILCRNTYSVFKIHWLMAALAFTKSISLLFHSINYYFINSQGHPIEGLAVMYYIAHLLKGALLFITIALIGSGWAFIKYVLSDKEKKVFGIVIPMQVLANVAYIIIESREEGASDYVLWKEILFLVDLICCGAILFPVVWSIRHLQDASGTDGKVAVNLAKLKLFRHYYVMVICYVYFTRIIAILLQVAVPFQWQWLYQLLVEGSTLAFFVLTGYKFQPTGNNPYLQLPQEDEEDVQMEQNDGLWVPGRPLQSQQNSQRAGTVMITSTSQTKGSSSPSISHSCPSSTAYVGRWRGSMWTRRPAPRDPGSRTSPFGRRVPSSPQILGSPVLTPGPPLPSSYVYNNDQSVWLRRCLAFLGVGVYTEVVFTM, from the exons ATGATCCGGGAGAAGAACCCCGATGGCTTCCTGTCGGCAGCGGAGATGCCCCTTTTCAAGCTCTACATGGTCATGTCCGCCTGCTTCCTGGCCGCCGGCATCTTCTGGGTGTCCATCCTCTGCAGGAACAC GTACAGCGTCTTCAAGATCCACTGGCTCATGGCGGCCTTGGCCTTCACCAAGAGCATCTCTCTCCTCTTCCACAGC ATCAACTACTACTTCATCAACAGCCAGGGCCACCCCATCGAAGGCCTTGCCGTCATGTACTACATCGCACACCT GCTGAAGGGCGCCCTCCTCTTCATCACCATCGCCCTGATTGGCTCTGGCTGGGCCTTCATCAAGTACGTCCTGTCGGATAAGGAGAAGAAGGTCTTTGGGATCGTGATCCCCATGCAG GTCCTGGCCAACGTGGCCTACATCATCATCGAGTCCCGTGAGGAGGGCGCCAGCGACTACGTGCTGTGGAAGGAGATTTTGTTCCTGGTGGACCTCATCTGCTGCGGTGCCATCCTGTTCCCCGTAGTCTG GTCCATCCGGCATCTCCAGGATGCGTCTGGCACAGACGGGAAGG TGGCAGTGAACCTGGCCAAGCTGAAGCTGTTCCGGCATTACTATGTCATG GTCATCTGCTACGTCTACTTCACCCGCATCATCGCCATCCTGCTGCAGGTGGCTGTGCCCTTTCAGTGGCAGTGGCTGTACCAG CTCTTGGTGGAGGGCTCCACCCTGGCCTTCTTCGTGCTCACGGGCTACAAGTTCCAGCCCACAGGGAACAACCCGTACCTGCAGCTGCCCCAGGAGGACGAGGAGGATGTTCAGATGGAGCAA AATGACGGACTCTGGGTTCCGGGAAGGCCTCTCCAAAGTCAACAAAACAGCCAGCGGGCGGGAACTGTTATGATCACCTCCACATCTCAGACCAAAGGGTCGTCCTCCCCCAGCATTTCTCACTCCTGCCCTTCTTCCACAGCGTAtgtggggaggtggagggggtCCATGTGGACCAGGCGCCCAGCTCCCCGGGACCCCGGTTCCCGGACAAGCCCATTTGGAAGAAGAGTCCCTTCCTCCCCCCAAATATTGGGCAGCCCTGTCCTTACCCCGGGACCACCCCTCCCTTCCAGCTATGTGTACAATAATGACCAATCTGTTTGGCTACGCCGTTGTCTTGCCTTTTTGGGGGTTGGGGTCTACACGGAGGTTGTGTTTACAATGTAG
- the GPR108 gene encoding protein GPR108 isoform X7, with translation MAVSERRGLGGGSPAEWGQRLLLVLLLGGCSGRIHWLALTGEKRADIQLNSFGFYTNGSLEVELSLLRLGLREAEEKSLLVGFSLSRVRSGRVRSYSTRDFQDCPLQKNSSSFLVLFLINTKDLQVQVRKYGEQKTLFIFPGLLPEAPSKPGLPKPQATVPRKVDGGGTSAASKPKSTPAVIQGPSGKDKDLVLGLSHLNNSYNFSFHVVIGSQAEEGQYSLNFHNCNNSVPGKEHPFDITVMIREKNPDGFLSAAEMPLFKLYMVMSACFLAAGIFWVSILCRNTYSVFKIHWLMAALAFTKSISLLFHSINYYFINSQGHPIEGLAVMYYIAHLLKGALLFITIALIGSGWAFIKYVLSDKEKKVFGIVIPMQVLANVAYIIIESREEGASDYVLWKEILFLVDLICCGAILFPVVWSIRHLQDASGTDGKVAVNLAKLKLFRHYYVMVICYVYFTRIIAILLQVAVPFQWQWLYQLLVEGSTLAFFVLTGYKFQPTGNNPYLQLPQEDEEDVQMEQVVCGEVEGVHVDQAPSSPGPRFPDKPIWKKSPFLPPNIGQPCPYPGTTPPFQLCVQ, from the exons atggcagtgagcgAGAGGAGGGGGCTCGGCGGCGGGAGCCCCGCGGAGTGGGGGCAGCGGCTACTTCTGGTGCTGCTGTTGGGTGGCTGCTCCGGGCGCATCCACTGGCTGGCGCTGACG GGGGAGAAGCGAGCGGACATCCAGCTGAACAGCTTCGGTTTCTACACCAATGGCTCTCTGGAGGTGGAGTTGAGCCTCCTGCGGCTGGGCCTCCGGGAGGCAGAAGAGAAGTCCCTGCTG GTGGGGTTCAGTCTCAGCCGGGTTCGGTCTGGCAGAGTTCGCTCCTATTCA ACCCGGGATTTCCAGGACTGCCCTCTCCAGAAAAACAGTAGCAGTTTCCTGGTCCTGTTCCTCATCAACACCAAGGATCTGCA ggTCCAGGTGCGGAAGTATGGAGAGCAGAAGACGTTGTTTATCTTTCCCGGGCTCCTCCCGGAAGCACCCTCCAAACCAGGGCTCCCGAAGCCACAGGCCACAGTCCCCCGCAAGGTGGATGGCG GAGGGACCTCTGCAGCCAGCAAGCCCAAGTCAACACCCGCAGTGATTCAG GGTCCTAGTGGGAAGGACAAGGACCTGGTGTTGGGCCTGAGCCACCTCAACAACTCCTACAACTTCAGT TTCCACGTGGTGATTGGCTCTCAGGCGGAAGAAGGCCAGTACAGCCTGAACTTCCACAACTGCAACAATTCAGTGCCAGGAAAGGAGCATCCATTCGACATCACG GTGATGATCCGGGAGAAGAACCCCGATGGCTTCCTGTCGGCAGCGGAGATGCCCCTTTTCAAGCTCTACATGGTCATGTCCGCCTGCTTCCTGGCCGCCGGCATCTTCTGGGTGTCCATCCTCTGCAGGAACAC GTACAGCGTCTTCAAGATCCACTGGCTCATGGCGGCCTTGGCCTTCACCAAGAGCATCTCTCTCCTCTTCCACAGC ATCAACTACTACTTCATCAACAGCCAGGGCCACCCCATCGAAGGCCTTGCCGTCATGTACTACATCGCACACCT GCTGAAGGGCGCCCTCCTCTTCATCACCATCGCCCTGATTGGCTCTGGCTGGGCCTTCATCAAGTACGTCCTGTCGGATAAGGAGAAGAAGGTCTTTGGGATCGTGATCCCCATGCAG GTCCTGGCCAACGTGGCCTACATCATCATCGAGTCCCGTGAGGAGGGCGCCAGCGACTACGTGCTGTGGAAGGAGATTTTGTTCCTGGTGGACCTCATCTGCTGCGGTGCCATCCTGTTCCCCGTAGTCTG GTCCATCCGGCATCTCCAGGATGCGTCTGGCACAGACGGGAAGG TGGCAGTGAACCTGGCCAAGCTGAAGCTGTTCCGGCATTACTATGTCATG GTCATCTGCTACGTCTACTTCACCCGCATCATCGCCATCCTGCTGCAGGTGGCTGTGCCCTTTCAGTGGCAGTGGCTGTACCAG CTCTTGGTGGAGGGCTCCACCCTGGCCTTCTTCGTGCTCACGGGCTACAAGTTCCAGCCCACAGGGAACAACCCGTACCTGCAGCTGCCCCAGGAGGACGAGGAGGATGTTCAGATGGAGCAAGT CGTAtgtggggaggtggagggggtCCATGTGGACCAGGCGCCCAGCTCCCCGGGACCCCGGTTCCCGGACAAGCCCATTTGGAAGAAGAGTCCCTTCCTCCCCCCAAATATTGGGCAGCCCTGTCCTTACCCCGGGACCACCCCTCCCTTCCAGCTATGTGTACAATAA
- the GPR108 gene encoding protein GPR108 isoform X1 gives MAVSERRGLGGGSPAEWGQRLLLVLLLGGCSGRIHWLALTGEKRADIQLNSFGFYTNGSLEVELSLLRLGLREAEEKSLLVGFSLSRVRSGRVRSYSTRDFQDCPLQKNSSSFLVLFLINTKDLQVQVRKYGEQKTLFIFPGLLPEAPSKPGLPKPQATVPRKVDGGGTSAASKPKSTPAVIQGPSGKDKDLVLGLSHLNNSYNFSFHVVIGSQAEEGQYSLNFHNCNNSVPGKEHPFDITVMIREKNPDGFLSAAEMPLFKLYMVMSACFLAAGIFWVSILCRNTYSVFKIHWLMAALAFTKSISLLFHSINYYFINSQGHPIEGLAVMYYIAHLLKGALLFITIALIGSGWAFIKYVLSDKEKKVFGIVIPMQVLANVAYIIIESREEGASDYVLWKEILFLVDLICCGAILFPVVWSIRHLQDASGTDGKVAVNLAKLKLFRHYYVMSWPHACSRPCRSSATSTSPASSPSCCRWLCPFSGSGCTSSWWRAPPWPSSCSRATSSSPQGTTRTCSCPRRTRRMFRWSKMTDSGFREGLSKVNKTASGRELL, from the exons atggcagtgagcgAGAGGAGGGGGCTCGGCGGCGGGAGCCCCGCGGAGTGGGGGCAGCGGCTACTTCTGGTGCTGCTGTTGGGTGGCTGCTCCGGGCGCATCCACTGGCTGGCGCTGACG GGGGAGAAGCGAGCGGACATCCAGCTGAACAGCTTCGGTTTCTACACCAATGGCTCTCTGGAGGTGGAGTTGAGCCTCCTGCGGCTGGGCCTCCGGGAGGCAGAAGAGAAGTCCCTGCTG GTGGGGTTCAGTCTCAGCCGGGTTCGGTCTGGCAGAGTTCGCTCCTATTCA ACCCGGGATTTCCAGGACTGCCCTCTCCAGAAAAACAGTAGCAGTTTCCTGGTCCTGTTCCTCATCAACACCAAGGATCTGCA ggTCCAGGTGCGGAAGTATGGAGAGCAGAAGACGTTGTTTATCTTTCCCGGGCTCCTCCCGGAAGCACCCTCCAAACCAGGGCTCCCGAAGCCACAGGCCACAGTCCCCCGCAAGGTGGATGGCG GAGGGACCTCTGCAGCCAGCAAGCCCAAGTCAACACCCGCAGTGATTCAG GGTCCTAGTGGGAAGGACAAGGACCTGGTGTTGGGCCTGAGCCACCTCAACAACTCCTACAACTTCAGT TTCCACGTGGTGATTGGCTCTCAGGCGGAAGAAGGCCAGTACAGCCTGAACTTCCACAACTGCAACAATTCAGTGCCAGGAAAGGAGCATCCATTCGACATCACG GTGATGATCCGGGAGAAGAACCCCGATGGCTTCCTGTCGGCAGCGGAGATGCCCCTTTTCAAGCTCTACATGGTCATGTCCGCCTGCTTCCTGGCCGCCGGCATCTTCTGGGTGTCCATCCTCTGCAGGAACAC GTACAGCGTCTTCAAGATCCACTGGCTCATGGCGGCCTTGGCCTTCACCAAGAGCATCTCTCTCCTCTTCCACAGC ATCAACTACTACTTCATCAACAGCCAGGGCCACCCCATCGAAGGCCTTGCCGTCATGTACTACATCGCACACCT GCTGAAGGGCGCCCTCCTCTTCATCACCATCGCCCTGATTGGCTCTGGCTGGGCCTTCATCAAGTACGTCCTGTCGGATAAGGAGAAGAAGGTCTTTGGGATCGTGATCCCCATGCAG GTCCTGGCCAACGTGGCCTACATCATCATCGAGTCCCGTGAGGAGGGCGCCAGCGACTACGTGCTGTGGAAGGAGATTTTGTTCCTGGTGGACCTCATCTGCTGCGGTGCCATCCTGTTCCCCGTAGTCTG GTCCATCCGGCATCTCCAGGATGCGTCTGGCACAGACGGGAAGG TGGCAGTGAACCTGGCCAAGCTGAAGCTGTTCCGGCATTACTATGTCATG TCCTGGCCCCACGCCTGCTCGCGCCCCTGCAGGTCATCTGCTACGTCTACTTCACCCGCATCATCGCCATCCTGCTGCAGGTGGCTGTGCCCTTTCAGTGGCAGTGGCTGTACCAG CTCTTGGTGGAGGGCTCCACCCTGGCCTTCTTCGTGCTCACGGGCTACAAGTTCCAGCCCACAGGGAACAACCCGTACCTGCAGCTGCCCCAGGAGGACGAGGAGGATGTTCAGATGGAGCAA AATGACGGACTCTGGGTTCCGGGAAGGCCTCTCCAAAGTCAACAAAACAGCCAGCGGGCGGGAACTGTTATGA
- the GPR108 gene encoding protein GPR108 isoform X2 encodes MAVSERRGLGGGSPAEWGQRLLLVLLLGGCSGRIHWLALTGEKRADIQLNSFGFYTNGSLEVELSLLRLGLREAEEKSLLVGFSLSRVRSGRVRSYSTRDFQDCPLQKNSSSFLVLFLINTKDLQVQVRKYGEQKTLFIFPGLLPEAPSKPGLPKPQATVPRKVDGGGTSAASKPKSTPAVIQGPSGKDKDLVLGLSHLNNSYNFSFHVVIGSQAEEGQYSLNFHNCNNSVPGKEHPFDITVMIREKNPDGFLSAAEMPLFKLYMVMSACFLAAGIFWVSILCRNTYSVFKIHWLMAALAFTKSISLLFHSINYYFINSQGHPIEGLAVMYYIAHLLKGALLFITIALIGSGWAFIKYVLSDKEKKVFGIVIPMQVLANVAYIIIESREEGASDYVLWKEILFLVDLICCGAILFPVVWSIRHLQDASGTDGKVAVNLAKLKLFRHYYVMVICYVYFTRIIAILLQVAVPFQWQWLYQLLVEGSTLAFFVLTGYKFQPTGNNPYLQLPQEDEEDVQMEQVMTDSGFREGLSKVNKTASGRELL; translated from the exons atggcagtgagcgAGAGGAGGGGGCTCGGCGGCGGGAGCCCCGCGGAGTGGGGGCAGCGGCTACTTCTGGTGCTGCTGTTGGGTGGCTGCTCCGGGCGCATCCACTGGCTGGCGCTGACG GGGGAGAAGCGAGCGGACATCCAGCTGAACAGCTTCGGTTTCTACACCAATGGCTCTCTGGAGGTGGAGTTGAGCCTCCTGCGGCTGGGCCTCCGGGAGGCAGAAGAGAAGTCCCTGCTG GTGGGGTTCAGTCTCAGCCGGGTTCGGTCTGGCAGAGTTCGCTCCTATTCA ACCCGGGATTTCCAGGACTGCCCTCTCCAGAAAAACAGTAGCAGTTTCCTGGTCCTGTTCCTCATCAACACCAAGGATCTGCA ggTCCAGGTGCGGAAGTATGGAGAGCAGAAGACGTTGTTTATCTTTCCCGGGCTCCTCCCGGAAGCACCCTCCAAACCAGGGCTCCCGAAGCCACAGGCCACAGTCCCCCGCAAGGTGGATGGCG GAGGGACCTCTGCAGCCAGCAAGCCCAAGTCAACACCCGCAGTGATTCAG GGTCCTAGTGGGAAGGACAAGGACCTGGTGTTGGGCCTGAGCCACCTCAACAACTCCTACAACTTCAGT TTCCACGTGGTGATTGGCTCTCAGGCGGAAGAAGGCCAGTACAGCCTGAACTTCCACAACTGCAACAATTCAGTGCCAGGAAAGGAGCATCCATTCGACATCACG GTGATGATCCGGGAGAAGAACCCCGATGGCTTCCTGTCGGCAGCGGAGATGCCCCTTTTCAAGCTCTACATGGTCATGTCCGCCTGCTTCCTGGCCGCCGGCATCTTCTGGGTGTCCATCCTCTGCAGGAACAC GTACAGCGTCTTCAAGATCCACTGGCTCATGGCGGCCTTGGCCTTCACCAAGAGCATCTCTCTCCTCTTCCACAGC ATCAACTACTACTTCATCAACAGCCAGGGCCACCCCATCGAAGGCCTTGCCGTCATGTACTACATCGCACACCT GCTGAAGGGCGCCCTCCTCTTCATCACCATCGCCCTGATTGGCTCTGGCTGGGCCTTCATCAAGTACGTCCTGTCGGATAAGGAGAAGAAGGTCTTTGGGATCGTGATCCCCATGCAG GTCCTGGCCAACGTGGCCTACATCATCATCGAGTCCCGTGAGGAGGGCGCCAGCGACTACGTGCTGTGGAAGGAGATTTTGTTCCTGGTGGACCTCATCTGCTGCGGTGCCATCCTGTTCCCCGTAGTCTG GTCCATCCGGCATCTCCAGGATGCGTCTGGCACAGACGGGAAGG TGGCAGTGAACCTGGCCAAGCTGAAGCTGTTCCGGCATTACTATGTCATG GTCATCTGCTACGTCTACTTCACCCGCATCATCGCCATCCTGCTGCAGGTGGCTGTGCCCTTTCAGTGGCAGTGGCTGTACCAG CTCTTGGTGGAGGGCTCCACCCTGGCCTTCTTCGTGCTCACGGGCTACAAGTTCCAGCCCACAGGGAACAACCCGTACCTGCAGCTGCCCCAGGAGGACGAGGAGGATGTTCAGATGGAGCAAGT AATGACGGACTCTGGGTTCCGGGAAGGCCTCTCCAAAGTCAACAAAACAGCCAGCGGGCGGGAACTGTTATGA
- the GPR108 gene encoding protein GPR108 isoform X4 encodes MAVSERRGLGGGSPAEWGQRLLLVLLLGGCSGRIHWLALTGEKRADIQLNSFGFYTNGSLEVELSLLRLGLREAEEKSLLTRDFQDCPLQKNSSSFLVLFLINTKDLQVQVRKYGEQKTLFIFPGLLPEAPSKPGLPKPQATVPRKVDGGGTSAASKPKSTPAVIQGPSGKDKDLVLGLSHLNNSYNFSFHVVIGSQAEEGQYSLNFHNCNNSVPGKEHPFDITVMIREKNPDGFLSAAEMPLFKLYMVMSACFLAAGIFWVSILCRNTYSVFKIHWLMAALAFTKSISLLFHSINYYFINSQGHPIEGLAVMYYIAHLLKGALLFITIALIGSGWAFIKYVLSDKEKKVFGIVIPMQVLANVAYIIIESREEGASDYVLWKEILFLVDLICCGAILFPVVWSIRHLQDASGTDGKVAVNLAKLKLFRHYYVMVICYVYFTRIIAILLQVAVPFQWQWLYQLLVEGSTLAFFVLTGYKFQPTGNNPYLQLPQEDEEDVQMEQVMTDSGFREGLSKVNKTASGRELL; translated from the exons atggcagtgagcgAGAGGAGGGGGCTCGGCGGCGGGAGCCCCGCGGAGTGGGGGCAGCGGCTACTTCTGGTGCTGCTGTTGGGTGGCTGCTCCGGGCGCATCCACTGGCTGGCGCTGACG GGGGAGAAGCGAGCGGACATCCAGCTGAACAGCTTCGGTTTCTACACCAATGGCTCTCTGGAGGTGGAGTTGAGCCTCCTGCGGCTGGGCCTCCGGGAGGCAGAAGAGAAGTCCCTGCTG ACCCGGGATTTCCAGGACTGCCCTCTCCAGAAAAACAGTAGCAGTTTCCTGGTCCTGTTCCTCATCAACACCAAGGATCTGCA ggTCCAGGTGCGGAAGTATGGAGAGCAGAAGACGTTGTTTATCTTTCCCGGGCTCCTCCCGGAAGCACCCTCCAAACCAGGGCTCCCGAAGCCACAGGCCACAGTCCCCCGCAAGGTGGATGGCG GAGGGACCTCTGCAGCCAGCAAGCCCAAGTCAACACCCGCAGTGATTCAG GGTCCTAGTGGGAAGGACAAGGACCTGGTGTTGGGCCTGAGCCACCTCAACAACTCCTACAACTTCAGT TTCCACGTGGTGATTGGCTCTCAGGCGGAAGAAGGCCAGTACAGCCTGAACTTCCACAACTGCAACAATTCAGTGCCAGGAAAGGAGCATCCATTCGACATCACG GTGATGATCCGGGAGAAGAACCCCGATGGCTTCCTGTCGGCAGCGGAGATGCCCCTTTTCAAGCTCTACATGGTCATGTCCGCCTGCTTCCTGGCCGCCGGCATCTTCTGGGTGTCCATCCTCTGCAGGAACAC GTACAGCGTCTTCAAGATCCACTGGCTCATGGCGGCCTTGGCCTTCACCAAGAGCATCTCTCTCCTCTTCCACAGC ATCAACTACTACTTCATCAACAGCCAGGGCCACCCCATCGAAGGCCTTGCCGTCATGTACTACATCGCACACCT GCTGAAGGGCGCCCTCCTCTTCATCACCATCGCCCTGATTGGCTCTGGCTGGGCCTTCATCAAGTACGTCCTGTCGGATAAGGAGAAGAAGGTCTTTGGGATCGTGATCCCCATGCAG GTCCTGGCCAACGTGGCCTACATCATCATCGAGTCCCGTGAGGAGGGCGCCAGCGACTACGTGCTGTGGAAGGAGATTTTGTTCCTGGTGGACCTCATCTGCTGCGGTGCCATCCTGTTCCCCGTAGTCTG GTCCATCCGGCATCTCCAGGATGCGTCTGGCACAGACGGGAAGG TGGCAGTGAACCTGGCCAAGCTGAAGCTGTTCCGGCATTACTATGTCATG GTCATCTGCTACGTCTACTTCACCCGCATCATCGCCATCCTGCTGCAGGTGGCTGTGCCCTTTCAGTGGCAGTGGCTGTACCAG CTCTTGGTGGAGGGCTCCACCCTGGCCTTCTTCGTGCTCACGGGCTACAAGTTCCAGCCCACAGGGAACAACCCGTACCTGCAGCTGCCCCAGGAGGACGAGGAGGATGTTCAGATGGAGCAAGT AATGACGGACTCTGGGTTCCGGGAAGGCCTCTCCAAAGTCAACAAAACAGCCAGCGGGCGGGAACTGTTATGA